The proteins below are encoded in one region of Triticum aestivum cultivar Chinese Spring chromosome 1B, IWGSC CS RefSeq v2.1, whole genome shotgun sequence:
- the LOC123090070 gene encoding inactive protein RESTRICTED TEV MOVEMENT 2, with the protein MNASKVQSNHDSARIQATIGASAKAKQEMEAAGYRSRVVAEVDPRSEWVHGDEFDTLIVDVSGFARDQLKVQVEPLGSLKISGERALNGGRQWCHFLKRFDLPGACDAAAIKVQLDKGVLYVQVPRSTDDSQEDALREEDWSGGHTAAWRADEHPARRLAKSLGEHRYAVLNVVLAVVLLWLVAFANSKQSGGQIKNE; encoded by the exons ATGAATGCATCCAAGGTGCAATCCAACCACGACTCGGCTCGCATTCAAGCAACAATAGGAGCAAGTGCAAAAGCAAAGCAAGAGATGGAGGCGGCTGGGTATCGCTCCCGCGTCGTGGCTGAAGTCGACCCCCGCAGCGAATGGGTTCACGGGGACGAGTTCGACACGCTCATCGTCGACGTCTCAG GATTCGCCAGGGACCAGCTCAAGGTCCAGGTAGAGCCGTTGGGGAGCCTCAAGATCAGCGGCGAGCGCGCCCTCAACGGCGGCCGGCAGTGGTGTCACTTCCTGAAGCGGTTCGACCTCCCCGGCGCCTGCGACGCCGCGGCGATCAAGGTCCAGCTCGACAAGGGAGTCCTCTACGTCCAGGTGCCCCGTTCCACCGACGACAGCCAAGAGGACGCGCTGCGAGAGGAGGACTGGAGCGGCGGCCACACGGCGGCGTGGCGTGCCGATGAGCACCCGGCGCGGCGTCTGGCCAAGAGCCTGGGTGAGCACCGGTACGCCGTCTTGAACGTCGTGCTCGCCGTCGTGCTCCTCTGGCTCGTCGCGTTCGCCAACAGCAAGCAGAGCGGTGGGCAGATCAAGAACGAATGA